The following are encoded together in the Mumia sp. Pv4-285 genome:
- a CDS encoding MCE family protein: MTSTLIKSIVFTVVTVLATVALAGTIRNTTGDDGRRFTALFSDATSLNKGDDVRMAGVKVGTVHDITVTDDSVAEVTFSVTDDVRLTSGARAELRFRNLVGQRYISLSPSETPGGVGLPAGHTFTLDDTRPALDLTMLFNGFQPLFRMLDPKDVNRLSEQIVAVFQGEGATVDGLLSSTADLASTLAERDEVIGQLITNLNEVLTVVDDRSTQLDTTLITLQKLVSGLAEDREVIGDTVVGLGNLTTSVAGLLEETRPPLDDSIGSLQELSTNLSEAGPVLDDFLKTLPVKLDKIGRLASYGSWLNFYVCSIEGRIPLPEGYMGDLGVKPVAGRCR; encoded by the coding sequence ATGACCTCCACCCTGATCAAGAGCATCGTCTTCACGGTGGTGACGGTCCTGGCGACCGTCGCGCTCGCCGGCACCATCCGCAACACCACGGGCGACGACGGCCGCCGGTTCACCGCACTGTTCTCCGACGCGACGAGCCTCAACAAGGGCGACGACGTACGGATGGCAGGCGTGAAGGTCGGCACCGTCCACGACATCACCGTGACCGACGACAGCGTCGCCGAGGTGACCTTCAGCGTCACCGACGACGTACGCCTCACGTCGGGCGCGCGGGCCGAGCTGAGGTTCCGCAACCTCGTCGGGCAGCGGTACATCTCGTTGTCGCCCTCCGAGACGCCCGGTGGCGTCGGCCTCCCCGCCGGCCACACGTTCACCCTCGACGACACGCGACCGGCGCTGGACCTGACGATGCTGTTCAACGGGTTCCAGCCGCTGTTCCGGATGCTCGACCCGAAGGACGTCAACCGGCTCAGCGAGCAGATCGTCGCCGTGTTCCAGGGCGAGGGCGCCACCGTCGACGGGCTCCTGTCGAGCACCGCCGACCTGGCCTCCACGCTCGCAGAGCGCGACGAGGTGATCGGCCAGCTCATCACCAACCTCAACGAGGTGCTGACGGTCGTCGACGACCGCTCCACGCAGCTCGACACCACGCTCATCACGCTGCAGAAGCTCGTCAGCGGGCTGGCCGAGGACCGTGAGGTCATCGGCGACACCGTCGTCGGCCTCGGCAACCTCACCACGAGCGTCGCCGGTCTCCTCGAAGAGACGCGGCCGCCGCTCGACGACTCGATCGGCTCGCTGCAGGAGCTCTCGACCAACCTCTCCGAGGCAGGCCCCGTGCTGGACGACTTCCTCAAGACCCTCCCGGTCAAGCTCGACAAGATCGGACGCCTGGCGTCGTACGGGTCGTGGCTCAACTTCTACGTCTGCTCGATCGAGGGCAGGATCCCGCTGCCCGAGGGCTACATGGGCGACCTCGGCGTGAAGCCGGTCGCGGGGAGGTGCCGCTGA
- a CDS encoding HNH endonuclease: protein MGQVGFGCGRLSSSTVGVGLLVSVGGAEDNEHMFDSSRVAMAKAALEGALEMPVALADGVQARAALRTAQEMADLLEGWRAQLLDQLDETAAYSDDGAPSAVAWARRELRLDDRTTARLRAAGRTMRMLPGVGAAMAAGEIRLDHLAAFTGALRRIDHEVLVDATEGVLLPLAKQAPPADLRKAIDRVDQLVRPERAVKAWEDGMDKRDIKLARAGEGFHLTGFLDVELGARLRSFLIAASSPRSQGECEATDDADRGGRKDRRTAAQRRADALSELLDVAAAGGVPSDRRLRPQVHVTVDADWLAQQPGAAPPELEGFGSIGRDLYGYLACTGDHTEVLTDGVTGGPTPFAAVLNVGRTRRLATAKQREAVRARQRGHCANPGCRHRIADIHHVSWWRRDGGPTDFENLVGLCRSCHMNAHAGRLGITVDGAGGFVFMRRFGASKREIDDRERLNRRRLSDYLRELGTVRDGVRPKGPTVAGPQAVTADIRSAATTATTATTAPEHEAEVGDVTALHHLRRHTLTPRT, encoded by the coding sequence GTGGGTCAGGTTGGGTTCGGCTGTGGACGGTTGTCGTCGTCCACAGTCGGCGTCGGCCTTCTGGTGAGTGTCGGCGGCGCCGAGGACAATGAACATATGTTCGATTCAAGCCGGGTCGCGATGGCGAAGGCCGCTCTCGAGGGTGCCCTTGAGATGCCGGTCGCGCTGGCTGACGGCGTGCAGGCGCGTGCGGCGTTGCGGACGGCCCAGGAGATGGCCGACCTTCTGGAGGGCTGGCGAGCACAGCTGCTGGATCAGCTTGACGAGACCGCCGCGTATTCCGATGACGGCGCCCCGTCGGCGGTGGCGTGGGCACGGCGTGAGCTCCGCCTGGATGACAGGACGACTGCTCGGCTCCGGGCGGCAGGTCGCACGATGCGGATGTTGCCGGGCGTTGGTGCGGCGATGGCTGCCGGGGAGATCCGGTTGGATCATCTGGCGGCGTTCACCGGGGCGCTGCGGCGGATCGATCACGAGGTGCTGGTGGATGCGACCGAGGGCGTGCTGCTGCCGTTGGCGAAGCAGGCACCGCCGGCGGATCTGCGGAAGGCGATCGACCGTGTCGATCAGCTGGTCCGGCCAGAGCGGGCGGTCAAGGCGTGGGAAGACGGGATGGACAAGCGTGACATCAAGCTCGCTCGTGCCGGTGAGGGTTTCCATCTGACGGGGTTCCTCGATGTCGAGCTAGGTGCCCGGCTGCGGTCGTTTCTGATCGCAGCGTCGTCACCGCGATCGCAAGGCGAATGCGAGGCCACGGACGACGCCGACCGCGGCGGTCGCAAGGATCGGCGGACGGCGGCACAACGTCGTGCGGATGCGCTGAGCGAGTTGTTGGATGTGGCCGCCGCGGGTGGGGTCCCGTCCGATCGTCGGTTGCGGCCGCAGGTGCACGTGACGGTTGATGCGGACTGGCTGGCCCAACAGCCCGGTGCCGCGCCGCCGGAGCTGGAAGGCTTCGGGTCGATCGGTCGTGACCTGTATGGATATCTGGCTTGTACCGGGGACCATACCGAGGTGTTGACGGATGGGGTGACCGGTGGGCCGACGCCGTTTGCGGCCGTGCTGAACGTGGGGCGGACACGGCGGTTGGCGACGGCTAAGCAGCGCGAAGCGGTGCGCGCGCGGCAGCGTGGGCACTGTGCGAATCCGGGTTGTCGTCATCGGATCGCCGACATCCACCACGTGTCGTGGTGGCGCCGGGATGGTGGGCCGACCGACTTCGAGAACCTTGTCGGCCTGTGCCGGTCGTGTCACATGAACGCCCATGCCGGACGGCTGGGGATCACCGTCGACGGTGCCGGCGGGTTCGTCTTCATGAGGCGGTTCGGCGCCTCGAAGCGTGAGATCGACGACCGTGAACGGCTGAATCGGCGACGCCTCTCCGACTACCTTCGCGAGCTCGGGACCGTCAGAGACGGCGTGCGGCCGAAGGGCCCCACCGTGGCCGGCCCGCAGGCCGTGACGGCGGACATTCGCTCGGCGGCCACCACGGCCACCACGGCCACCACGGCGCCGGAGCACGAGGCCGAGGTCGGCGACGTGACCGCGCTCCACCACCTCAGACGCCATACCTTGACGCCACGCACGTGA
- a CDS encoding M1 family metallopeptidase codes for MSTLRRTTIVTAAACLALAGGTVAVAASPVTGLHPTPGGTWAGDPYFPALGATGYDALTYHLDLDYEPVDASSGTLDATSTMTFRATKTLSSFNLDLRGLEVSSVRVNGLRATFTHVDGELIVTPRLPLLARLPVVVTVEYGGTTGRPRDIEDSLYGWVSTADGAMVVNEPDGAPTWFPVNDDPNDKAIYTFRITVPEGKTAVANGLPIGQPRTRDGKTTFRWFEPSPMASYLTTASIGDFDITTTRTEDGLPIIDAIDRDVTAANRTTSEASLAKQADMIAFFSEHFGPYPFTSAGAIVDDDTVGYALETQSRAVYSRVASEGTVAHEIAHQWYGNTVSPHRWADIWLNEGFATYAAWMWGEHTGGQTVEARAAAVYATPATSPFWSTVVADPGATGLFASAVYSRGALTLHELQQEIGEDDFAALLKAWPKERRNATGSTSDFIALAERISGQDLGAFFDAWVYTGTKPTTW; via the coding sequence ATGAGCACTCTGCGCCGCACCACGATCGTCACCGCCGCGGCGTGCCTCGCCCTCGCGGGAGGCACCGTCGCGGTCGCCGCCAGCCCCGTCACGGGCCTCCACCCCACGCCGGGCGGCACGTGGGCCGGCGACCCCTACTTCCCTGCGCTCGGCGCCACGGGCTACGACGCGCTCACCTACCACCTCGACCTCGACTACGAGCCCGTCGACGCGAGTAGCGGCACGCTCGACGCCACGTCCACGATGACGTTCCGCGCCACCAAGACGCTGTCGTCGTTCAACCTCGACCTGCGCGGCCTCGAGGTCTCCTCGGTGCGCGTCAACGGGCTGCGCGCGACGTTCACGCACGTCGACGGCGAGCTCATCGTCACGCCGCGCCTGCCGTTGCTGGCGCGCCTCCCCGTGGTCGTCACCGTCGAGTACGGCGGGACGACCGGCCGCCCGCGCGACATCGAGGACTCCCTGTACGGGTGGGTGTCCACCGCAGACGGCGCGATGGTCGTCAACGAGCCCGACGGTGCTCCGACGTGGTTCCCGGTCAACGACGACCCCAATGACAAGGCCATCTACACCTTCCGCATCACGGTGCCGGAGGGCAAGACCGCGGTCGCGAACGGTCTCCCGATCGGCCAGCCGAGGACGCGCGACGGCAAGACGACCTTCCGCTGGTTCGAGCCGAGCCCGATGGCGAGCTACCTCACGACCGCCTCGATCGGTGACTTCGACATCACGACGACCAGGACGGAGGACGGGCTCCCGATCATCGACGCGATCGACCGCGACGTGACCGCGGCGAACCGGACGACGAGCGAGGCGTCGCTCGCCAAGCAGGCCGACATGATCGCGTTCTTCAGCGAGCACTTCGGCCCGTACCCGTTCACGTCGGCCGGCGCGATCGTCGACGACGACACGGTCGGCTATGCGCTCGAGACGCAGTCGCGGGCGGTCTACTCGCGGGTCGCGTCCGAGGGCACGGTCGCGCACGAGATCGCGCACCAGTGGTACGGCAACACCGTCTCGCCCCACCGCTGGGCCGACATCTGGCTCAACGAGGGGTTCGCGACGTACGCCGCGTGGATGTGGGGCGAGCACACAGGCGGCCAGACCGTCGAGGCCCGCGCGGCGGCCGTGTACGCCACCCCGGCGACCTCGCCGTTCTGGTCGACGGTGGTCGCCGACCCGGGCGCCACGGGGCTCTTCGCGTCCGCGGTCTACAGCCGCGGCGCGCTCACGCTGCACGAGCTCCAGCAGGAGATCGGCGAGGACGACTTTGCGGCGCTGCTGAAGGCGTGGCCGAAGGAGCGCCGAAACGCGACCGGGTCGACGAGCGACTTCATCGCTCTGGCCGAGCGCATCTCCGGCCAGGACCTGGGCGCCTTCTTCGACGCATGGGTCTACACCGGGACGAAGCCGACCACCTGGTGA
- a CDS encoding MCE family protein, with product MRINAKQWAIGAVVIAALGLSGFASDRVLAAGGTDVTALFDSTVGLYPGSDVQVLGVPVGTVTAVEPEDGKVRVTMTLDRGQSVAADTAAVIVAPTLVSDRYVQLTEPYTGGEALESGAVIKKTAVPVEIDDLYASLNDVGQQLGPDGANKNGALSRLLDVAAENLDGQGADLNTMISEFGKATGTLSNSDEDLFATIANLKSFNDMLVENDQSVADVNRQFASVSDYLAEDREQMAEAVKNLGDAMVILDDFIKDNRDNLKTSVDNLKGPTQVLVNQRKSLDEAVRTIPLALQNFLKAYNVQTNTVDGRGNLNEVSLWSTNGLDAQTSDAAPPVLLPGLGEDR from the coding sequence ATGAGGATCAACGCCAAGCAGTGGGCGATCGGTGCCGTCGTCATCGCCGCGCTCGGACTCTCCGGCTTCGCCAGCGACCGGGTGCTCGCCGCCGGCGGGACGGACGTGACGGCGCTGTTCGACTCCACCGTCGGTCTGTATCCCGGGTCGGACGTGCAGGTGCTCGGCGTCCCGGTCGGCACCGTCACCGCCGTCGAGCCCGAGGACGGGAAGGTCCGCGTCACGATGACGCTCGACCGTGGCCAGAGCGTCGCCGCCGACACAGCGGCCGTCATCGTCGCACCGACGCTGGTGAGCGACCGCTACGTCCAGCTCACCGAACCGTACACCGGCGGCGAGGCGCTCGAGTCGGGCGCCGTCATCAAGAAGACGGCAGTGCCGGTCGAGATCGACGACCTGTACGCGAGCCTCAACGACGTCGGCCAGCAGCTCGGGCCCGACGGCGCCAACAAGAACGGTGCCTTGTCGCGGCTCCTGGACGTCGCCGCCGAGAACCTCGACGGTCAGGGCGCCGACCTCAACACGATGATCAGCGAGTTCGGCAAGGCCACCGGCACGCTGTCGAACAGCGACGAGGACCTGTTCGCGACGATCGCCAACCTCAAGTCGTTCAACGACATGCTGGTCGAGAACGACCAGAGCGTCGCCGACGTCAACCGGCAGTTCGCCTCCGTCAGCGACTACCTCGCCGAGGACCGCGAGCAGATGGCCGAGGCCGTCAAGAACCTCGGCGACGCCATGGTGATCCTCGACGACTTCATCAAGGACAACCGCGACAACCTCAAGACCAGCGTCGACAACCTCAAGGGACCGACCCAGGTGCTCGTGAACCAGCGCAAGTCGCTCGACGAGGCCGTGCGCACCATCCCGCTCGCCCTCCAGAACTTCCTCAAGGCGTACAACGTGCAGACCAACACCGTCGACGGCCGCGGCAACCTCAACGAGGTGTCGCTGTGGTCGACCAACGGGCTGGACGCGCAGACCTCGGACGCTGCACCTCCGGTGCTGCTGCCCGGGCTGGGGGAGGACCGATGA
- a CDS encoding MCE family protein — MRSTRVLDSLIGVGYLLVVAAFLAGALLMYNKAFADSTDIRLTTGTIGNALQTGSDVKLDGVPVGTVTTIEAADDGAVLTLALDPDTADRLPPTTTARLLPKTLFGERYVSLVVPADVPASGLSGGDTIHQDSSAEAVELEQVFDELLPVLQSIQPDKLSATLGELSTMLRGEGDDIGASMSAWGDYLTKMNPLVPQMADDFEALGNVAMEYDEAVPDLLNALDTMTTTADTLVDQRTELGEVYANVIAGADTSTGWLEDNQDTIVVLSEESRKALSATAPYATQFPCLFKAVRSFIPEMDRVLGKGTDEPGMHVVLNVVEGRGKYVPGKDKVTYRDGGAPRCPYVNGQTGTKPARTAGGDADQPPTIPAPPTSRLAQQMAAGAGLGEANSPAENTLISEILAAQDGASPSDYPEWSSLLVGPALRNATVVVR, encoded by the coding sequence ATGAGGTCCACGCGCGTCCTCGACAGCCTGATCGGTGTCGGCTACCTCCTGGTCGTCGCCGCGTTCCTCGCAGGAGCACTGCTCATGTACAACAAGGCGTTCGCCGACAGCACCGACATCCGGCTCACCACCGGCACGATCGGCAACGCGCTGCAGACGGGCTCCGACGTGAAGCTCGACGGCGTGCCCGTCGGCACGGTCACGACGATCGAGGCCGCCGACGACGGCGCTGTCCTGACCCTCGCGCTCGATCCCGACACCGCCGACCGGCTCCCGCCGACGACGACCGCGCGGCTGCTGCCGAAGACGTTGTTCGGCGAGCGCTACGTCTCGCTCGTCGTCCCGGCGGACGTGCCTGCGAGCGGGCTGTCCGGGGGAGACACCATCCACCAGGACTCGTCGGCCGAGGCCGTCGAGCTCGAGCAGGTCTTCGACGAGCTGCTCCCGGTGCTCCAGTCCATCCAGCCCGACAAGCTCTCGGCGACGCTCGGCGAGCTGTCCACGATGCTGCGCGGCGAGGGGGACGACATCGGTGCGTCGATGTCGGCCTGGGGCGACTACCTGACCAAGATGAACCCGCTCGTGCCGCAGATGGCCGACGACTTCGAGGCGCTCGGCAACGTCGCCATGGAGTACGACGAAGCCGTGCCCGACCTGCTCAACGCGCTCGACACGATGACGACCACGGCCGACACCCTCGTCGACCAGCGCACCGAGCTCGGCGAGGTGTACGCCAACGTGATCGCCGGCGCCGACACCTCCACCGGCTGGCTCGAGGACAACCAGGACACGATCGTCGTCCTCTCGGAGGAGAGCCGGAAGGCGCTCTCCGCCACCGCGCCGTACGCCACGCAGTTCCCGTGCCTGTTCAAGGCGGTGCGCTCGTTCATCCCCGAGATGGACAGGGTGCTCGGCAAGGGGACCGACGAGCCGGGCATGCACGTCGTGCTCAACGTCGTGGAGGGCCGCGGCAAGTACGTCCCCGGCAAGGACAAGGTCACCTACCGCGACGGTGGTGCGCCGCGCTGCCCGTACGTGAACGGCCAGACGGGGACGAAGCCCGCCCGGACCGCGGGCGGTGACGCCGACCAGCCGCCGACCATCCCAGCGCCGCCGACCAGCCGCCTCGCACAGCAGATGGCCGCCGGCGCCGGGCTCGGCGAGGCCAACTCGCCCGCCGAGAACACGCTGATCAGCGAGATCCTCGCCGCACAGGACGGCGCATCCCCGTCCGACTACCCGGAGTGGAGCAGCCTCCTCGTCGGGCCCGCCCTCCGCAACGCGACGGTGGTCGTGCGATGA
- a CDS encoding MlaD family protein, with product MLTSRTKTQLAAFVVVALVGTTYIAGKYVGIDPFSSDYHVTVSLPETGGIFENGEVTYLGVPVGRIETLTNAPAGGVEAVLRIDSDAPDIPADVTVQVANRSTIGEQYVDLRGTSGTDQVLADGDQLSGGDEAIPQAIDVLLETARDFTASVPEDSLNTVIDESYDLSQGANLPLRRLVDTSLEFHEVADRNFLVSEALIKNSSTVLQTQQEAAESIKSYSADLSLLAETMADTDGDLRTLIASSPAAAREVHQLIGQVGQPLGVLMSNLVSTAQVFGTNAGGVEDALVRVPEAISVGWAVNGSKGMNLGLATTFFDPLPCTAGYGGTTMRPGTVTTPGKPFNTKARCAVRPSSGTNVRGPNALPKSAGKSPAAARVTVPDTLGDLLGGNE from the coding sequence ATGCTCACCAGCCGTACGAAGACCCAGCTCGCTGCGTTCGTCGTGGTCGCCCTCGTCGGTACGACGTACATCGCGGGGAAGTACGTCGGCATCGACCCGTTCAGCTCCGACTACCACGTGACCGTGTCGCTCCCCGAGACCGGCGGCATCTTCGAGAACGGTGAGGTCACGTACCTCGGCGTGCCCGTGGGGCGGATCGAGACGCTCACCAACGCTCCCGCCGGCGGCGTCGAGGCGGTCCTCCGGATCGACTCGGACGCACCCGACATCCCCGCCGACGTGACCGTGCAGGTCGCGAACCGCTCGACGATCGGTGAGCAGTACGTCGACCTCCGTGGCACGTCCGGCACCGACCAGGTCCTTGCCGACGGCGACCAGCTGAGCGGAGGGGACGAAGCGATCCCGCAGGCCATCGACGTGCTGCTCGAGACTGCGCGCGACTTCACGGCGTCGGTGCCCGAGGACTCTCTCAACACCGTCATCGACGAGAGCTACGACCTCTCGCAGGGTGCGAACCTCCCGCTGCGTCGACTCGTCGACACGTCCCTGGAGTTCCACGAGGTCGCCGACCGCAACTTCCTCGTCTCCGAGGCGCTCATCAAGAACTCGAGCACCGTCCTGCAGACGCAGCAGGAGGCGGCCGAGAGCATCAAGTCGTACAGCGCCGACCTCAGCCTGCTCGCGGAGACGATGGCCGACACCGACGGCGACCTGCGCACGCTGATCGCGAGCTCACCGGCCGCCGCCCGCGAGGTCCACCAGCTGATCGGCCAGGTCGGGCAGCCGCTCGGCGTGCTCATGAGCAACCTCGTGTCGACCGCGCAGGTGTTCGGCACCAACGCGGGCGGCGTCGAGGACGCGCTCGTCCGCGTGCCCGAGGCGATCAGCGTCGGCTGGGCGGTCAACGGGTCGAAGGGCATGAACCTCGGTCTGGCCACGACGTTCTTCGACCCGCTGCCGTGCACAGCCGGCTACGGAGGCACCACGATGCGGCCCGGCACGGTGACGACGCCGGGCAAGCCGTTCAACACCAAGGCCCGCTGCGCCGTACGCCCGTCGTCCGGCACGAACGTCCGCGGACCGAACGCCCTGCCGAAGTCCGCCGGCAAGAGCCCTGCGGCGGCTAGGGTGACGGTCCCCGACACGCTCGGGGACCTGCTGGGAGGGAACGAATGA
- a CDS encoding MlaE family ABC transporter permease, which yields MDRLAGIGQDLRFYAQVILAIPMALRRYPKEVLKLLSEVSFGSGALAVIGGTVGVMVGMSLFVGTVVGMQGYAALDQIGTATLNGFISAYFNTREIAPLVAALAMSATVGAGFTAQLGAMRISEEIDALQVMGIGAIPFLVTTRVIAGFIAIIPLYVIGLLTSYAGARIVTVFFRGQSAGTYDHYFHLFLPGIDILLSFGKVLIFSVLIILIHCRLGYTASGGPAGVGTAVGRSVRTSIVTVAVLDLVLSMAMWGTTTTVRIAG from the coding sequence GTGGACCGGTTGGCCGGGATCGGGCAGGACCTGCGCTTCTACGCACAGGTGATCCTCGCGATCCCGATGGCGCTGCGCCGCTATCCGAAGGAGGTCCTCAAGCTGCTGTCCGAGGTCAGCTTCGGCTCCGGCGCCCTCGCGGTCATCGGCGGCACCGTCGGTGTGATGGTCGGCATGAGCCTCTTCGTCGGCACGGTCGTCGGCATGCAGGGCTACGCCGCGCTCGACCAGATCGGCACGGCGACGCTCAACGGCTTCATCTCCGCGTACTTCAACACCCGCGAGATCGCTCCTCTCGTCGCCGCCCTCGCGATGTCGGCCACCGTCGGCGCCGGCTTCACCGCGCAGCTCGGCGCGATGCGGATCAGCGAGGAGATCGACGCCCTCCAGGTGATGGGCATCGGTGCGATCCCGTTCCTGGTGACCACGCGCGTCATCGCCGGGTTCATCGCGATCATCCCGCTCTACGTGATCGGCCTGCTCACGTCGTACGCCGGCGCCCGGATCGTCACCGTCTTCTTCCGAGGGCAGTCAGCGGGCACGTACGACCACTACTTCCACCTGTTCCTCCCGGGGATCGACATCCTTCTGTCGTTCGGGAAGGTGCTGATCTTCAGCGTGCTCATCATCCTCATCCACTGCCGCCTCGGCTACACCGCGAGCGGCGGCCCGGCCGGCGTCGGCACTGCTGTCGGCCGCTCGGTCCGCACCAGTATCGTCACCGTCGCCGTGCTCGACCTCGTGCTGTCGATGGCGATGTGGGGCACCACGACCACGGTGAGGATCGCCGGATGA
- a CDS encoding MCE family protein, with translation MSRKVRRYPTSFAERNKVVIAIVGMLAAALVFLLTFNAQALPVIGGGDVQVAHFAEAGGLKEGNEVRVAGVKVGEVTEISLERDTVVVKFRIKGVELGSETTAAVKVKTMLGQKYLALAPAGRETLDDAIPVENTTTPYDVNAAFSDLSTTIDTIDTEQLEESFDALSGAFKDTPESVQGMVTGLTALSRTISSRDEELADLFASTASVTGTLEQRNEEFAKIIEDGSALLGELETRRKAVKVMLDGTAALGTQLQGLVTDNEKQLKPALAELDKVTEILQRNQDNLTAALQKIGPYYRMIASAMGNGRWVDSYLCGLFDEQQRPVLENDVVRDCDPKEAAR, from the coding sequence ATGTCGCGCAAGGTCCGTCGCTATCCCACGTCCTTCGCCGAGCGCAACAAGGTCGTCATCGCGATCGTCGGGATGCTCGCCGCGGCACTCGTCTTCCTCCTCACCTTCAACGCGCAGGCGCTGCCGGTGATCGGCGGTGGTGACGTGCAGGTGGCGCACTTCGCGGAGGCCGGCGGGCTCAAGGAGGGCAACGAGGTCCGCGTCGCCGGTGTGAAGGTCGGGGAGGTCACCGAGATCTCGCTCGAGAGAGACACGGTCGTCGTGAAGTTCCGGATCAAGGGCGTCGAGCTCGGCAGCGAGACGACCGCCGCCGTGAAGGTCAAGACGATGCTCGGCCAGAAGTACCTCGCGCTGGCCCCCGCGGGCCGCGAGACCCTCGACGACGCGATCCCCGTCGAGAACACGACCACCCCGTACGACGTCAACGCCGCGTTCTCCGACCTCTCGACCACGATCGACACGATCGACACCGAGCAGCTCGAGGAGAGCTTCGACGCTCTGTCCGGGGCGTTCAAGGACACGCCGGAGTCAGTGCAGGGGATGGTCACCGGTCTCACGGCTCTCTCTCGCACGATCTCGAGCCGCGACGAGGAGCTCGCCGACCTGTTCGCGTCGACGGCCAGCGTCACCGGCACGCTCGAGCAGCGCAACGAGGAGTTCGCGAAGATCATCGAGGACGGCAGCGCGCTGCTCGGTGAGCTCGAGACCCGCCGCAAGGCCGTCAAGGTGATGCTCGACGGCACCGCGGCACTCGGCACGCAGCTCCAGGGTCTCGTCACCGACAACGAGAAGCAGCTCAAGCCGGCGCTCGCCGAGCTCGACAAGGTCACCGAGATCCTCCAGCGCAACCAGGACAACCTGACGGCGGCGCTGCAGAAGATCGGCCCGTACTACCGGATGATCGCCTCCGCGATGGGCAACGGCCGCTGGGTCGACTCGTACCTGTGCGGGCTCTTCGACGAGCAGCAGCGACCCGTGCTCGAGAACGACGTGGTCCGGGACTGCGACCCGAAGGAGGCCGCCCGATGA
- a CDS encoding MCE family protein, translating into MRGVWSRSTPSPRPAVVHAKRSPADRGAKRSRSLIVLAAAGVLTLSGCGALSGGVYEAPLPGGADVGSDPMTITADFEDVLDLVPQSSVKVDNVDVGRVSKIELNPDGKSAKVELVVNGATALPAGTTARLQQTSLLGEKYVALVRPAKPAAGTPVSDGDAIPLASTSQAAQVEQVLGALSMVLNGGGIGQFQEISRELQQVSDGRPEEIKAFLQEMNTFVTALDKRKGAITDAIDGLAALSTTLNADKDKIANALDDLSPGMEVLVDQREDLVAMLQSLDKLSEVTVDTLDKAQEDIVADFKLLEPILTQLAKAGSDLPNSLEILLTYPFPDSVLGAIKGDYLNVFVTTNFRTLPSGCTTTSCPWPQVGAASGVGVPGGLLGAPTPAEGQPDERGVPEAPPTLLPPTSSPTPGAPQQTIPVPATPSPSDAPTSSPTDPPTSPAPSTDPAPTPNDPSPTSDDSAAPKEGDD; encoded by the coding sequence ATGAGGGGAGTGTGGTCTCGATCGACTCCGTCGCCTCGACCAGCGGTGGTTCACGCGAAGCGATCTCCCGCTGATCGAGGCGCGAAGCGATCGAGATCCCTGATCGTCCTTGCCGCAGCGGGTGTCCTCACGCTGTCCGGGTGCGGAGCGCTGAGCGGCGGTGTGTACGAGGCGCCGCTGCCCGGCGGGGCCGATGTCGGCTCGGACCCGATGACCATCACCGCCGACTTCGAGGACGTCCTCGACCTGGTCCCGCAGTCCAGTGTCAAGGTCGACAACGTCGACGTCGGCCGGGTCTCCAAGATCGAGCTCAACCCCGACGGCAAGAGCGCCAAGGTCGAGCTCGTCGTCAACGGTGCGACCGCCCTCCCCGCGGGGACGACGGCGCGCCTGCAGCAGACGTCGCTGCTGGGCGAGAAGTACGTCGCGCTCGTACGCCCCGCCAAGCCCGCTGCCGGCACGCCCGTGTCGGACGGCGACGCGATCCCACTCGCGTCCACCTCGCAGGCGGCCCAGGTCGAGCAGGTCCTCGGTGCGCTGTCCATGGTGCTCAACGGCGGTGGCATCGGGCAGTTCCAGGAGATCTCGCGCGAGCTCCAGCAGGTCAGCGACGGCCGCCCGGAGGAGATCAAGGCGTTCCTCCAGGAGATGAACACGTTCGTCACCGCGCTCGACAAGCGCAAGGGCGCGATCACCGACGCGATCGACGGCCTCGCCGCGCTGTCCACCACGCTGAACGCCGACAAGGACAAGATCGCGAACGCGCTCGACGACCTCAGCCCCGGCATGGAGGTGCTCGTCGACCAGCGTGAGGACCTCGTGGCGATGCTCCAGTCGCTCGACAAGCTGTCCGAGGTCACCGTGGACACCCTCGACAAGGCGCAGGAAGACATCGTCGCCGACTTCAAGCTGCTCGAGCCGATCCTCACGCAGCTCGCGAAGGCCGGCTCCGACCTCCCGAACTCGCTCGAGATCCTCCTGACGTACCCGTTCCCCGACTCGGTGCTCGGCGCGATCAAGGGCGACTACCTCAACGTGTTCGTCACGACGAACTTCCGCACGCTGCCGTCCGGCTGCACCACGACGAGCTGCCCCTGGCCGCAGGTGGGCGCGGCCTCCGGCGTCGGCGTACCCGGTGGTCTGCTCGGGGCGCCGACGCCTGCCGAGGGCCAGCCGGACGAGCGAGGGGTGCCCGAGGCGCCACCGACGCTGCTCCCGCCGACCAGCTCGCCGACCCCGGGCGCGCCGCAGCAGACGATCCCCGTCCCCGCGACGCCGTCGCCGTCCGACGCGCCTACCTCGAGCCCCACGGACCCGCCGACGAGCCCCGCGCCGTCGACGGACCCGGCTCCCACCCCGAACGACCCGTCACCGACGTCGGACGACTCCGCCGCGCCGAAGGAGGGTGACGACTGA